Proteins found in one Triticum aestivum cultivar Chinese Spring chromosome 4D, IWGSC CS RefSeq v2.1, whole genome shotgun sequence genomic segment:
- the LOC123098634 gene encoding uncharacterized protein isoform X3, producing MIAHSVNVARKASIPSVSSNISNRTPVTPTPLHPAEPSDLRFNRLRPSIEKSDCKYTRYFGRYVAREAIMDEEYWIAAWLRAEDHYEDQSGDRYVESFKRKFASQEFHALKKRCGRQVGEKYTCFVAVKNDDVTRTVVNSVVGTVDLCVRHPLHGETYPAEPGNTPFYSRIYQPDQPKFGYLTNVCVAKYARRQGIASNMLLLAIDAARLDGAESIYIHVHKDNLPARRLYDHVGFKMVDMDGARQSSDLCLLSFNSMH from the exons ATGATTGCTCATAGTGTTAATGTTGCCAGAAAAGCATCCATCCCTAGTGTCTCATCAAACATATCCAATAGGACACCAGTGACACCAACACCTTTGCATCCAGCAGAACCATCCGATCTCCGTTTCAATCGTCTTCGACCCTCGATTGAGAAAAGTGATTGCAAATACACAAGATATTTCGGTCGCTATGTTGCTCGGGAGGCTATAATGGATGAGGAATACTGG ATCGCCGCATGGTTGAGAGCAGAAGATCACTATGAAGATCAGTCAGGCGATCG CTATGTTGAAAGCTTTAAAAGAAAGTTTGCATCACAG GAATTTCATGCTTTAAAGAAGCGATGTGGCAGGCAGGTTGGAGAGAAGTATACCTGTTTTGTTGCG GTAAAGAATGATGACGTCACACGAACTGTGGTGAATAGTGTTGTTGGTACAGTAGATCTATGTGTCAGGCATCCTCTACATGGGGAGACATACCCTGCG GAGCCTGGAAACACACCATTTTACTCTAGAATCTATCAGCCAGATCAGCCAAAATTTGGATATTTAACCAATGTTTGTGTTGCTAAGTATGCACGGCGTCAAGGGATTGCCAGCAACATGTTGTTATTGGCCATCGATGCTGCAAGACTCGATG GTGCTGAAAGTATTTATATTCATGTACATAAGGATAACTTGCCAGCTCGGAGGCTCTATGATCATGTAGGATTCAAG ATGGTTGACATGGATGGTGCTCGTCAGTCATCAGATCTGTGCTTACTCTCCTTCAATTCTATGCACTAG
- the LOC123098634 gene encoding uncharacterized protein isoform X1, with protein MASGAVAPPPPPLAGGRRGFGGRGVLLRRRLAATPMKDEPVISTNSGKEEMIAHSVNVARKASIPSVSSNISNRTPVTPTPLHPAEPSDLRFNRLRPSIEKSDCKYTRYFGRYVAREAIMDEEYWIAAWLRAEDHYEDQSGDRYVESFKRKFASQEFHALKKRCGRQVGEKYTCFVAVKNDDVTRTVVNSVVGTVDLCVRHPLHGETYPAEPGNTPFYSRIYQPDQPKFGYLTNVCVAKYARRQGIASNMLLLAIDAARLDGAESIYIHVHKDNLPARRLYDHVGFKMVDMDGARQSSDLCLLSFNSMH; from the exons ATGGCGAGCGgagccgtcgcgccgccgccgccgccgctggccggcgggcggcgcggcttcGGTGGCCGGGGAGTCCTCCTCCGCCGGCGCCTCGCCGCCACGCCGAT GAAAGATGAGCCCGTGATTTCTACAAACAGCGGAAAAGAGGAAATGATTGCTCATAGTGTTAATGTTGCCAGAAAAGCATCCATCCCTAGTGTCTCATCAAACATATCCAATAGGACACCAGTGACACCAACACCTTTGCATCCAGCAGAACCATCCGATCTCCGTTTCAATCGTCTTCGACCCTCGATTGAGAAAAGTGATTGCAAATACACAAGATATTTCGGTCGCTATGTTGCTCGGGAGGCTATAATGGATGAGGAATACTGG ATCGCCGCATGGTTGAGAGCAGAAGATCACTATGAAGATCAGTCAGGCGATCG CTATGTTGAAAGCTTTAAAAGAAAGTTTGCATCACAG GAATTTCATGCTTTAAAGAAGCGATGTGGCAGGCAGGTTGGAGAGAAGTATACCTGTTTTGTTGCG GTAAAGAATGATGACGTCACACGAACTGTGGTGAATAGTGTTGTTGGTACAGTAGATCTATGTGTCAGGCATCCTCTACATGGGGAGACATACCCTGCG GAGCCTGGAAACACACCATTTTACTCTAGAATCTATCAGCCAGATCAGCCAAAATTTGGATATTTAACCAATGTTTGTGTTGCTAAGTATGCACGGCGTCAAGGGATTGCCAGCAACATGTTGTTATTGGCCATCGATGCTGCAAGACTCGATG GTGCTGAAAGTATTTATATTCATGTACATAAGGATAACTTGCCAGCTCGGAGGCTCTATGATCATGTAGGATTCAAG ATGGTTGACATGGATGGTGCTCGTCAGTCATCAGATCTGTGCTTACTCTCCTTCAATTCTATGCACTAG
- the LOC123098634 gene encoding uncharacterized protein isoform X2, whose amino-acid sequence MASGAVAPPPPPLAGGRRGFGGRGVLLRRRLAATPMKDEPVISTNSGKEEMIAHSVNVARKASIPSVSSNISNRTPVTPTPLHPAEPSDLRFNRLRPSIEKSDCKYTRYFGRYVAREAIMDEEYWIAAWLRAEDHYEDQSGDRYVESFKRKFASQEFHALKKRCGRQVGEKYTCFVAVKNDDVTRTVVNSVVGTVDLCVRHPLHGETYPAEPGNTPFYSRIYQPDQPKFGYLTNVCVAKYARRQGIASNMLLLAIDAARLDGAESIYIHVHKDNLPARRLYDHVGFKVKVCHQSS is encoded by the exons ATGGCGAGCGgagccgtcgcgccgccgccgccgccgctggccggcgggcggcgcggcttcGGTGGCCGGGGAGTCCTCCTCCGCCGGCGCCTCGCCGCCACGCCGAT GAAAGATGAGCCCGTGATTTCTACAAACAGCGGAAAAGAGGAAATGATTGCTCATAGTGTTAATGTTGCCAGAAAAGCATCCATCCCTAGTGTCTCATCAAACATATCCAATAGGACACCAGTGACACCAACACCTTTGCATCCAGCAGAACCATCCGATCTCCGTTTCAATCGTCTTCGACCCTCGATTGAGAAAAGTGATTGCAAATACACAAGATATTTCGGTCGCTATGTTGCTCGGGAGGCTATAATGGATGAGGAATACTGG ATCGCCGCATGGTTGAGAGCAGAAGATCACTATGAAGATCAGTCAGGCGATCG CTATGTTGAAAGCTTTAAAAGAAAGTTTGCATCACAG GAATTTCATGCTTTAAAGAAGCGATGTGGCAGGCAGGTTGGAGAGAAGTATACCTGTTTTGTTGCG GTAAAGAATGATGACGTCACACGAACTGTGGTGAATAGTGTTGTTGGTACAGTAGATCTATGTGTCAGGCATCCTCTACATGGGGAGACATACCCTGCG GAGCCTGGAAACACACCATTTTACTCTAGAATCTATCAGCCAGATCAGCCAAAATTTGGATATTTAACCAATGTTTGTGTTGCTAAGTATGCACGGCGTCAAGGGATTGCCAGCAACATGTTGTTATTGGCCATCGATGCTGCAAGACTCGATG GTGCTGAAAGTATTTATATTCATGTACATAAGGATAACTTGCCAGCTCGGAGGCTCTATGATCATGTAGGATTCAAG GTGAAAGTATGCCATCAGTCCTCTTGA